A single window of Sporosarcina sp. Marseille-Q4943 DNA harbors:
- the queC gene encoding 7-cyano-7-deazaguanine synthase QueC: MKNEKAVVVFSGGQDSTTCLFWALKNFREVATVTFDYGQRHSDEIECARNIAEELGVSFKVLDMNLINQLSANALTRDDIEVTEVDGELPSTFVPGRNHLFLSFAAVYADAIGARHLITGVSETDFSGYPDCRDNFIKSLNVTLNLAMDGNFVIHTPLMWLDKSEVWELADELGAIDFVQEKTLTCYNGVPSTGCGECPACALRNEGLAAYQARKTAGAAK; the protein is encoded by the coding sequence ATGAAAAATGAAAAAGCGGTGGTCGTCTTTAGTGGCGGTCAAGACAGTACGACATGCCTGTTTTGGGCATTGAAAAACTTCCGGGAAGTAGCAACGGTAACGTTCGACTACGGACAACGGCATTCGGATGAAATCGAATGTGCCCGAAACATTGCGGAAGAACTTGGTGTATCGTTCAAAGTGCTGGATATGAATTTGATTAACCAATTGTCAGCTAATGCGCTCACACGAGATGACATTGAAGTGACCGAAGTGGATGGCGAACTACCGTCAACATTCGTACCTGGACGAAATCACCTGTTTCTATCTTTCGCGGCGGTTTACGCGGATGCGATTGGCGCACGGCACTTGATCACCGGTGTGAGTGAAACGGATTTTAGCGGTTATCCTGATTGCCGCGACAATTTTATTAAATCATTAAATGTGACGTTGAATTTAGCCATGGATGGAAACTTTGTCATCCATACGCCGTTAATGTGGCTTGATAAGTCCGAAGTGTGGGAGCTGGCCGATGAACTGGGCGCAATTGATTTTGTGCAGGAGAAAACACTCACTTGCTACAACGGCGTTCCAAGTACAGGATGCGGAGAATGCCCTGCGTGTGCGCTGCGCAATGAAGGGCTTGCGGCATATCAAGCCCGGAAGACTGCAGGTGCAGCTAAATGA
- a CDS encoding PLP-dependent aminotransferase family protein — MQFMLDRSIKKPMYRQLVEQIENAIISGDLSQDQPLPSERELAKNLQINRSTVVTAYDELEAVGLIVRKIGSGTYINTDIWGLTHKRVPNWGRYVEDGSFLPNLPLVQKLRNETEQKGMINLSSGELAADLLPNVQFARILKEHAFDEHLGYDHPLGDAGLRETICKHMKTYKSMVVEPDSILITSGAQQAIHLIVQCLLKPGDTVAIEDPSYAFSLQIFQSFGVKTLLLPVDQHGVNPDDIEALQRKHRIRMLFLNPDYQNPTGTKMSLERRKRILELSSKHGFPIIEDDPYNLTSFDGCIGPTLKSMDDNDNVLYISSLSKVVASGLRIGWIIGPEKVIKRLSDGKQQIDFGHSVFPQWIANQFLDSPQFDEHVSDLRIQLRERRNALILALDSLSKDEVTYLVPQGGIHLWCKINHEIDEYKLLEESMKKGVSFVPGRIMGSKNGYVRFTYGKGNEASIKEGISRFVYALRNNRGMFESV; from the coding sequence ATGCAATTTATGCTAGACCGTTCAATAAAAAAACCTATGTATAGGCAACTTGTAGAACAAATAGAGAATGCAATTATATCGGGAGATTTATCTCAGGACCAGCCATTACCATCTGAACGTGAGTTGGCAAAAAACTTACAGATTAATAGGAGTACGGTGGTGACTGCTTATGATGAGCTAGAGGCAGTCGGATTAATTGTCAGAAAGATAGGGAGCGGCACGTATATAAATACGGATATATGGGGGCTAACTCATAAAAGGGTTCCCAATTGGGGGAGATATGTAGAGGATGGCTCATTTCTTCCGAATCTTCCGTTGGTACAGAAACTTCGTAATGAAACTGAGCAAAAAGGAATGATTAACCTATCAAGCGGGGAACTTGCAGCAGATTTACTACCTAACGTCCAATTCGCTAGGATTCTTAAGGAGCATGCGTTTGATGAGCATTTAGGTTACGATCATCCTTTAGGCGATGCGGGATTACGGGAGACCATTTGTAAACATATGAAAACGTATAAAAGTATGGTAGTTGAGCCAGACTCCATATTGATTACATCGGGTGCTCAGCAAGCAATACACCTAATCGTTCAATGCTTGTTAAAACCAGGGGATACAGTAGCGATTGAAGACCCATCCTATGCATTCTCTTTACAGATCTTTCAATCATTTGGTGTTAAAACGCTCTTACTCCCAGTTGATCAACATGGTGTAAATCCTGATGATATTGAAGCTTTACAAAGAAAACATCGAATTCGTATGCTCTTCTTAAATCCTGATTATCAAAATCCTACTGGCACGAAAATGTCGCTGGAACGCCGAAAGAGAATATTGGAATTATCATCAAAGCACGGTTTCCCCATAATAGAGGATGATCCTTATAATTTGACGTCATTCGACGGGTGCATTGGACCTACGTTAAAGTCAATGGACGATAATGATAATGTTTTATACATTAGTTCGTTATCAAAAGTGGTTGCATCAGGACTGCGCATTGGTTGGATTATTGGTCCGGAAAAAGTGATTAAACGCTTGTCAGACGGCAAACAGCAAATTGACTTTGGCCATAGTGTTTTTCCGCAATGGATAGCGAATCAATTTCTAGATTCCCCCCAATTTGACGAACACGTTTCAGATTTAAGGATTCAACTGAGGGAGCGAAGGAATGCGTTGATTTTGGCATTGGACAGCTTATCTAAAGATGAGGTTACATATTTAGTGCCACAAGGCGGAATTCATTTATGGTGTAAAATAAATCACGAAATTGATGAATATAAGTTACTTGAAGAATCCATGAAAAAAGGCGTTTCATTTGTACCTGGGAGAATAATGGGCTCAAAAAATGGATACGTTCGATTTACTTATGGCAAAGGGAACGAAGCTTCAATAAAAGAAGGCATTTCTAGGTTTGTCTACGCGCTAAGAAATAACAGGGGAATGTTTGAAAGTGTCTGA
- the hutU gene encoding urocanate hydratase — translation MTTPEILYSVKAQRGPKLRCKGWRQESILRMLENNMENAEKPEELVIYGGIGKAARNWESYHAIVKSLKELEDDETLVVQSGMPVAVFKTHKYAPTVVMATTNIMKADWPTFYDLQDKNLTIYANYTAAPWEYIGTQGVIQGTFETLSAIARLHYNDSLVGKILLTAGAGGMGGNQTRAMTMHGGVAILCDSNVEIIQRRIEKGFIDELAGSLDEAIAKAKDYAAAGKPLGIAVVGNAADVFEEVLEKGWLPDITTSMTPGHDPISYLPAGYTVQEAEELRDTNRELYLEKARETMIRELKALIKFMDLGVHSFEYGTSHRKECVDAGMDPVEAKRLPGFVAEYIRPLFCEGRGPFRWVCLSGDPEDLRKIDDMILEKFSDDYLVTRWIKLAKEHIPIEALPARICYMGFGQRKAFALEVNDMIRRGELSGPVAFSRDNLDSGSIVNPTFESEDMKDGSDLISDWPMLNGLLNAVGMCDLIAIQANYSMGEAVHTGVTMVADGTAESDMRLEVAMTVDSGIGVVRHAQAGYEIARDVANGKGKLTDESIQIPLWWTPEATFGPKDLKKEKVKA, via the coding sequence ATGACAACACCAGAAATCTTGTATTCAGTAAAAGCTCAGAGAGGTCCGAAATTGCGTTGTAAAGGTTGGAGACAAGAATCGATCCTGCGCATGCTTGAAAATAATATGGAAAACGCAGAGAAACCGGAAGAGCTTGTTATTTACGGCGGAATCGGGAAAGCCGCTCGTAACTGGGAATCGTACCATGCGATTGTGAAATCGTTGAAAGAGCTGGAAGATGACGAGACACTCGTGGTCCAATCGGGAATGCCGGTTGCGGTGTTCAAAACACATAAATATGCGCCAACCGTAGTAATGGCGACGACGAATATTATGAAAGCGGATTGGCCGACATTCTATGATTTGCAAGATAAAAACTTGACGATTTATGCGAATTATACGGCGGCTCCTTGGGAGTATATCGGAACGCAAGGGGTCATCCAAGGGACATTTGAAACACTTTCTGCGATTGCGCGCCTTCATTATAATGACTCCCTTGTCGGGAAAATCTTATTAACGGCTGGAGCGGGTGGAATGGGTGGTAACCAGACGCGTGCGATGACGATGCACGGCGGCGTAGCTATTTTGTGTGACTCAAATGTGGAAATCATCCAGCGCCGTATCGAAAAAGGTTTCATTGATGAGCTCGCAGGGTCATTAGACGAAGCAATTGCGAAAGCGAAAGATTATGCCGCGGCAGGAAAACCGCTTGGCATCGCTGTCGTTGGTAACGCAGCGGATGTGTTTGAAGAAGTGCTTGAAAAAGGGTGGCTACCGGATATCACGACTTCAATGACACCGGGACATGACCCGATTTCGTACTTGCCGGCGGGGTATACCGTGCAAGAAGCGGAAGAGCTGAGGGATACGAACCGTGAATTGTATTTAGAAAAAGCACGTGAAACGATGATCCGTGAATTGAAAGCGCTTATTAAATTTATGGATCTAGGCGTGCATTCGTTTGAATATGGGACAAGTCACCGAAAAGAATGTGTCGATGCAGGCATGGACCCAGTAGAAGCGAAACGCCTGCCAGGATTCGTTGCAGAATACATTCGACCACTATTCTGTGAAGGCCGCGGGCCTTTCCGTTGGGTGTGTCTATCGGGTGATCCGGAAGATCTTCGAAAAATTGACGATATGATATTAGAAAAATTTAGCGATGATTACCTTGTCACACGTTGGATTAAGCTCGCAAAAGAGCATATTCCAATTGAAGCGTTGCCGGCACGCATTTGTTACATGGGCTTCGGTCAGCGGAAAGCATTTGCGCTGGAAGTCAACGACATGATCCGCCGCGGCGAATTGTCCGGTCCCGTCGCGTTCTCCCGTGACAACCTGGATTCTGGTTCCATCGTCAACCCGACATTCGAATCGGAAGATATGAAAGACGGCAGTGATTTGATCTCTGACTGGCCGATGTTGAACGGTCTATTGAATGCAGTCGGAATGTGTGATTTGATCGCAATCCAAGCAAACTATTCAATGGGTGAAGCGGTGCATACAGGCGTCACGATGGTGGCGGATGGAACGGCGGAATCGGATATGAGACTTGAAGTTGCGATGACGGTTGACTCAGGTATTGGGGTCGTTCGACATGCGCAGGCCGGTTATGAAATTGCCCGAGATGTTGCCAACGGAAAAGGAAAACTGACGGATGAAAGCATTCAAATTCCGCTATGGTGGACACCTGAAGCGACATTTGGACCGAAGGACTTGAAGAAAGAAAAGGTAAAAGCATAA
- a CDS encoding type IA DNA topoisomerase: MKPVILAEKPSQAKAYADAFSVRKHEGFLEINPCPIFPEGAYITWGVGHLVELKEPHAYNPAWKRWSLGSLPILPDRYEFQVAKGKFKQFQIVKKLIRGTDTVINACDVDREGSNIFYSIYYQTGARNQTIKRLWINSLEVDEVRKGFANLRDNRKDLQLYEEAKARQISDWLVGMNASRLYTLLLKAKGVQEVFPIGRVQSPTVYLIYQRQREIETFISEPFFEVEATFKAEHGTYKGKAKAKEPKREIIQELLAKHGIQPNSPGVITSVTHTDKRTPPPQLHSLSTLQATANRRWKMSPANVLKTMQGLYEKKLVTYPRTDARHITPNEFAYLKDQVGDYQQLIGHPFPVASLAPKKRYVDSSKVQEHYAIIPTKKVPTQAVLGRMSPLERNLYEEVVRTTLAMFHTDYLYTETKVTTDVNGLPFFTTGKTERDLGWKALFQRSKDEKDEPALPPLRMQETVQSDIGIKEGKTQPPKPYTEGQLIAMMKTCGKLVEDKEETDILKEIEGLGTEATRSGIIETIKKHGYITVSKNIVSITEKGRVLCQAIEGNLLASPSMTAKWETYLRKIGNGEGSGQHFLDNISKFIAKLLDDVPKQLEAKPIDATKVPPRQSKSRGSYQATEVAPCPVCKTGMILARKEFYGCSNYKNGCKQTFPGMFLKKKLTPAQVKLLCTKGKTNTIKGFTANNGNKFDASLALENGKLNLVFQ; this comes from the coding sequence GTGAAGCCAGTCATCCTAGCCGAAAAACCATCCCAAGCGAAAGCGTATGCGGACGCTTTTTCCGTGCGGAAGCATGAAGGATTCCTTGAGATTAACCCGTGTCCAATCTTCCCCGAAGGTGCCTATATCACATGGGGCGTCGGACACTTAGTTGAACTTAAGGAACCGCATGCCTACAATCCCGCTTGGAAACGTTGGTCGCTCGGCAGTCTACCGATCTTGCCGGACCGATACGAGTTTCAAGTGGCGAAGGGAAAGTTCAAGCAGTTTCAAATTGTAAAGAAGCTCATTCGTGGGACGGATACGGTTATCAATGCTTGTGACGTAGACCGGGAAGGGTCAAACATCTTCTACAGCATTTATTATCAAACAGGGGCTCGCAACCAGACGATCAAGCGGCTTTGGATCAATTCACTTGAAGTCGATGAAGTGCGGAAGGGGTTTGCGAATTTGCGTGATAACCGCAAGGATTTGCAGCTCTATGAAGAAGCGAAAGCCCGGCAGATCAGCGACTGGCTCGTCGGTATGAACGCCTCCCGCTTGTATACACTTTTATTGAAAGCGAAAGGGGTTCAGGAAGTGTTTCCGATCGGACGTGTGCAGTCTCCAACGGTCTACTTGATCTATCAACGGCAGCGTGAGATTGAGACATTTATCTCGGAACCGTTTTTCGAAGTGGAAGCGACCTTTAAAGCAGAACACGGTACGTATAAAGGGAAGGCGAAAGCGAAGGAACCGAAACGGGAGATCATTCAGGAACTCCTTGCAAAACATGGAATCCAACCGAATTCGCCTGGCGTGATCACCTCTGTCACCCATACCGATAAGCGGACGCCGCCACCTCAGCTGCATTCACTGTCAACGTTGCAGGCGACAGCGAACCGGCGTTGGAAGATGAGCCCGGCGAACGTGCTGAAGACGATGCAAGGCTTGTATGAGAAGAAGCTTGTCACCTATCCAAGGACGGACGCGCGTCATATTACGCCGAATGAATTTGCGTACTTGAAGGACCAAGTCGGCGATTACCAACAGCTGATCGGTCATCCCTTCCCTGTCGCTTCGCTTGCTCCAAAGAAACGGTATGTCGACAGTTCGAAGGTGCAGGAGCACTACGCCATCATCCCGACGAAGAAAGTGCCGACACAAGCAGTTCTTGGCAGAATGTCGCCGCTCGAGCGGAATCTATACGAAGAAGTCGTCCGCACGACGCTCGCCATGTTCCACACAGATTATTTATATACGGAGACGAAAGTGACGACGGATGTGAACGGCCTTCCGTTTTTCACTACAGGCAAGACAGAAAGAGATTTAGGGTGGAAGGCTTTATTCCAACGATCAAAGGATGAAAAGGACGAACCCGCTTTGCCGCCACTTCGTATGCAAGAGACCGTCCAATCCGATATTGGCATCAAGGAAGGCAAAACACAGCCTCCGAAGCCTTACACGGAAGGTCAGCTCATTGCGATGATGAAAACATGCGGAAAGCTTGTCGAGGACAAAGAGGAAACGGATATTTTGAAAGAAATCGAGGGACTTGGGACGGAAGCGACCCGAAGCGGCATTATCGAAACGATTAAAAAGCACGGGTACATAACCGTGTCTAAAAACATCGTGTCGATTACTGAGAAAGGTCGTGTGCTTTGCCAGGCGATTGAAGGGAATCTGCTCGCCAGTCCTTCCATGACAGCGAAGTGGGAAACGTATTTGCGGAAAATCGGAAATGGTGAAGGAAGCGGACAGCATTTCCTCGATAATATTTCGAAGTTCATTGCGAAGCTATTGGATGATGTCCCGAAACAGCTGGAGGCTAAGCCAATCGATGCGACGAAAGTTCCGCCGCGGCAATCAAAATCGCGCGGCTCTTATCAAGCAACAGAAGTTGCCCCATGCCCAGTGTGTAAGACAGGGATGATTTTAGCCCGCAAAGAATTTTATGGCTGCAGCAATTATAAAAACGGATGTAAACAGACTTTTCCAGGCATGTTCCTGAAGAAGAAGCTGACACCCGCGCAAGTGAAACTCCTTTGCACAAAAGGCAAAACGAATACGATCAAAGGATTCACCGCCAATAACGGCAATAAATTCGATGCGAGCCTTGCGTTGGAGAATGGAAAACTAAACTTGGTGTTTCAGTAA
- the queD gene encoding 6-carboxytetrahydropterin synthase QueD: MMQQYYPQVQHDYRFELNKDMHFSAAHFIPHEDAGKCQVMHGHTYFINVTIGGNELDPLGFLIDFKQLKDLIHKKYDHSVLNDHPEFQHTFPTTERLAEQIWNSIQDVLRKKDNRPVCLQVIVRESPTSYVVYRPLREELQ; the protein is encoded by the coding sequence ATGATGCAGCAATATTATCCGCAAGTTCAACATGACTATCGATTCGAATTAAATAAAGACATGCATTTTTCGGCTGCTCATTTCATTCCTCATGAAGATGCTGGGAAATGCCAAGTAATGCATGGGCATACGTATTTTATTAATGTCACCATCGGAGGAAACGAGCTAGATCCGCTCGGTTTTTTAATAGATTTCAAGCAACTGAAAGATCTCATTCACAAGAAATATGATCACTCCGTGTTGAATGATCATCCTGAGTTCCAACATACCTTTCCGACGACTGAACGGTTGGCAGAACAAATTTGGAATTCCATTCAGGACGTTCTCCGTAAAAAAGACAATCGTCCTGTTTGCCTCCAAGTGATTGTTCGGGAATCTCCAACGAGCTATGTTGTTTATCGTCCATTACGGGAGGAATTACAATGA